In Zingiber officinale cultivar Zhangliang chromosome 1A, Zo_v1.1, whole genome shotgun sequence, the DNA window AAAAATGCAATCGATATAATTACACAATAGAAGATTACCCGTAGCGCCATCTTCTTGAGCTTGTTCATAGCAGAGAACTGCTTAAGACGTGATAGCACGGCAGAGTCCAATGGTCTATCAGGTGCAACTTTGTCATCAACGATCCACGGGTGACCTGGAAGAAGAAACACCATACCAATAGAGAAACTAAAGACATTCCTGAAAGTGTAcccatagaaaaaaaaaaaaaaaaaaacaggattGAAATACTAACAAAGAACTTGATGTGCTGTAAATCTCTTCCTTGGGTCTCTATTAAGCATATTTCTTATTAGATCCTTTGCACTATCAGAAATACCCGGCCACGGTTGAGATTCAAAATCCAAATGACCTTGTAATATTTGTCTGAAAATCCCTGCTTCGGTTTCTGAGAGCGAcaagaaatgcaaataaaacaaTTTATTATTGACAATAAGAGAATTAGATTTTTGGAAATTAGCTTGATAGAACCAACAAATCAGCATCAGTAACTACACACCAGCCCAGAAAGGTGGCACCCCGCTCAACAAAATGTACAAGATGACACCTGCACTCCACACATCTGATTCTGGTCCGTAAAGCTTCCTCAATACCTCAGGTGCAACATAATATGGGCTTCCAACAACATCAGAGAAGGTATCACCTGCAGAGTTCCAGAACAATCAGCTAATGAAAAACATTGTATTCAAGAGGCCAAATTTGATAATACAAAAATTTATGATGATAATAGCTATGGACTTTATGGTCTAATAAACCATCTTCAAGTTTAGCAGAGTACTAATTAAATATAAGCTGAATTCCCTTGCTTTGTCTAGCTACCAATTAATCCTTTGTGCTTTCAGTATTTATCATTAAATGGCAGTAGTTGTATGCCAGCAGTGTTCATAAAATCTGCAGTTTGGCTAACCAGtctagattctatttcagatttTAATTAGTTTGGTCCAAAACAGGCAAACGGTTCAATAAACATACACACAGACACTAGTGTATCACAcaaaaaagaaacaagacatgttAACATCCTATATATGCTCTCTCATAaagaagacaaagaaaggaaaaagagAGTTGGAGAAAGAGATatgaaaaggaaaagaagaagaaaaatgaaagtgaaaagtAGAGGATAGGAAGAGAGAAAGTAATGGTAAAGGAAAAGGCAAGAGATGATCACGCCACCACATATTTTGCATTAACTGCTTTTATGTGACTGTGACTTCAATCTCCACCTCCTCAGCTGTTGTCTCTGCACTTCAGCCTCTTCAGTTATCAATCTCAATGTCCCTTCCTCCTGTTGGTTCCTATGAGAACCAGCCCCTACCATGTGTCACTCTGTTTACGATAGTGGTAATCGATTTGAATGATTGCCATCCAATACATGTACTAAACCAGCAATTCAGATAACAGTGTCAGTAAACCAGCAATTCAGATAACAGTGTCAGTATGCACCAATATGTATGTTTAATCATTGAAATTTAATATCAATGATTTCTACCTAATCACCTAAGCTGCATTTTAATTTATGAGAAAGAATAATAAGATCTTACTTGTTATCTGAAAGTAGACTTGTTCTATGATTTGCCTAGTTTTGTCTCTCCATAAAGAACTATAGAAATTTTGACAAGAGAAATGGCAAAGTTTCTTGGTCATGAAAAAGTTCCATATCGCTCCATTTGGCTTTTACATGTCAATCAGACGGTATTCTGAGTTATATCAAACCATACCAAAAGGAGATTTGACAAGTATCATAAAAGAGAGTTCCCTAAGACATACTACGGAAGTTAAGACATCCTATGAAGTCTGCCGGACACATCAATCTAAAGCAAGCAAAGTAATTATGTTAGTCTGCGCAATGAAGCAAAGCATCTGATATTTCATACTTCTGTATTTAATAAAAACACACTAAGAACTGTTTTGTCTATAGGAAATTAACAATTCAAATTGATAAATTTGCCAAAGTGTTGCTATTAAGAAACAAATTTTCTTGGTGACATTTTAATATAATGGAAAACGGAGTGTTTTCTAATGAAATTTTATTTAGAAGTTATTTTCAATTAACAAATCTTCTTCATAGATATGAAAATAGTTGTGGTTAAAATCAGCCAACAATCAATTGTTCACTCTGCACGTGTATATTATGTACATGTGAAAAGAAAACTAGCAAGAAAGTGGATGACTAACCtgtattaaaattttgaattaggaTGTCACATGTCAGTTTTACCTAATAAACTTCAGTCCAAAAGGAAATTCAATCTCCACACATATACTTTCTAAGTTCAAAGTTGGTACTATTTCAATGCAGGAAGTAATGTGTAAGTAACCAATCCCACGTAATTCATTCTTCTTTTTGGGGTTCCATGATTTTGTATGCTTGACATGAAGCAAGTTCCTAAAGCTAAATTTTCAATGCTAGTCCAAGATATTCACTATTTGTCAGTACACTTCACTACTATATAAAACCATCTCAACGAGATATTCCTGCTTTATCATATTTTTGTTTTGTAACTTGCAActtattaaaaaaacataaaatccaAAATCTCACATATCTAGCTAGAATTTTTGCtcttcttcattttttcccatacATGGATGTATTAGAGCATTGATGCAGTAAATGCTGTGTCATTGTGTTATTTCTTCGATTTTAATCTTGGTATCCTAGCTTATGTGAAAAAAAGACGTTCCAACTGTAATGAGTGATGCAGGAAGATGTGGATAATAAGAATCTTATGGCGTCCCCTTTGATTGTACAAAGGAAGAAAATATTCATCTGTGAGACTTATGAAGGATAATTCCAGAACTATTAACCAAGAAAAACAGACCATATGATAGCAAAAGATTATCACCAATATGGCAAAAAGAGCAGCCAAATGACCATGGATGGTAATAGTTCAATGCCACATAACTACTGAAGAACGACCATTGGAAATCCACATCTAATATCTTACGAGAGTAATAGCAAGCTTCTTCAAAAACTTAAACAAGTGCAAATTCTCATGTTCcagagaaaaatgaaaaagaaagaaaaaggtaggCAAAGGGTTGGTTGAACAACATGAAACAATAGTTGTGTGCTAGAAAGATGCAATAAAATGCACATCAAACCATTATCAAGAGTAAGGAGCCAAAGAAAGAGAAGTGCTATCTCGAAGAAGAACAGACCTGGCTTATAGAACACGGATAGGCCAAAATCCGTCGCTTTAAGTGCCGCATCCTCATCGGTGCTGGCAAACAGGAAGTTCTCCGGCTTGAGATCGCGATGCATCACCCCGAGCGAGTGGCATGCCTCGACGACTCCTACGATGGTCTTCATCAGCAGCGCTGCTTTCCTCTCgctgtaatgccctttttggatGATCCTGTCGAAGAGCTCCCCGCCCGCGCACAGCTCCATCACCAGGTGAACGAAGAGCGCGTCCTCGTAGGTACCCTTGATCCTGACCACATTGGCGTGCTCCGAGAGATGGTGCATGATCTGGATCTCGCGCCACACGTCCTCGTAGTCCTCGCGGCAGAGAAGCTTGCGCTTGGGGATGGACTTGCACGCGTACTCTTTGCCATCATTCTTGTCAACGCACAGGTACGTGGTGCCGAACTGCCCCTGCCCTAGCTTCTTGCCGATGCGGTAATGGTCCCGCAGATTGGCGGTCTTGTACGGGAGGACGGAGGCGGGCTTGGAGGAGCGATGGGGAGGAGGATTGACCGAAGGCTGGCTCATCGGTGATGGTACCGGTTGCAAAGTCCAAATCTTGGGGCCTGAAGGATGATTCCTACACAGAAAGATTCGATTTTTACAGGGTTTGCATCAGCAAAATTCCATCTTTGTTAATTTTCGCCAGGAGTCCAGGCGATTGTGAGCTATTCCTAGAAGATTTTAAACCGTCCTCAGATAAatcaaagagaaaaagaagagactaaaatGACCGGGAGAGAGCCAGGAAGGATAGGGGGGAGGAAGGGACCAGGGAAGGGCATAGTTGAAGGAGACTGGAGGGGACAGAGTCAAAGAAAGAACAGAGAGAAAGGGGCAGCCTCGGCGCTCCAATTGGCGGCGACAAGAACATGGAAAAGTTCCATTTATTACTTTTAAATGGTTTTTCTTTTTCtgctttccttcttccttcaaaaCCATAGACTGGAATGGATCAgcaaaaactcttttttaaatgaACTAGAAAATAGGCAGAAAAATCTATAATCATATTTTGCCTATCTGGTTGTGTTCCATATCACGTGATTCCTCTCTCTTTATGTTTTTTTTGAGTTTATGATGTCTGACAGCTGACGATGatccaaaaaggaaaaaaaattacataCCTTTACTGATTCCAACTTCCATTTCCTCTGGGCTCTGGATGGGAAGAGGGAGGGATATTGGAAAGAGAAGTGCTttttaagtatttaatttttatttcactttGACGCCAATGTTTTTTATTATATTCTTAATTGGGATTACTTTTCTTCATCATAAATTTGGAAGGCATTAAATATCTAATCTTTATCCGAATATACGTGGgtaaaaatttaaaagtcaattccttattattatttttcatcgaaaagtttttttaaaaaaatatatatataatgaggtacattatattttttttaatccaaaCTTATAACCAAATAATCTTTATTAATCTAatcaaaactatttaaaattatcaaaataattttaataatattgtAAGCCATAATTGTAATATCAGTGTTAAgcctattttaattaaatttaaataaaaaatgtttaatatataataattttttagtgcaattttaatatttttaaaagtagaatatcatttcaataagttttttttttatttgtgccCCCCCCCTCCTCCTCGCGGATCCTTTAGACCACAAAATACAATTAAAAGAATGGACCAATTTACTCATAAGTGAAATTTCATGAACTCTATCAGTTATATGAGCGAGATCCATAAAATCCTATCTATGAATGATCTTTGGTCCAGGAGTCATGATCTAGACGATctcagttaaaaaaaaaaaaaaaaaaaaaaaaaattgtaggtTGAACCCTTAGTTTTTATACGAGAAAcacattaattaatattttaaattggaaagaattttaaatatttaatgatTGACAAGTTGATTTATTTGCAAGGTTAAATCTTAAATTTATGCAAATTAAAACGCGAGTAACTCCTAATGGTAAATCCACTAGAATCAACTAACCAAATAAACATTTGAAGCTTCTTGTTGAAGAAGAGTGACTGAAGGTTTCAAATTGTGGTTAGTCATTGGAATCAGACGCGATCAATCGATCCGAATGTCGGCAGTGAGCAACCGCACTGTCACCTGCCTcctctttcttctcctctccttcctcACCACCATCACCAATCTCGACTCCTTCCTCAACTCCACCTCAGCCTTAGCAAGGCCTCACCGCCATCTTCACTCTTATAGCATAAGATGATTACTAGACGTCCTCCTCCCACCTCCTTATCTCACCGCCATACATTGCTATTCTTATTTCAAGTGTGCAATCATCACTAGTCAGAGATTCACATCGCtataacattttaaaaaatatttctaaatgaaAGAATAACGTAGTCAAATAACGCTATAATGCTCGAGCTTTCACTGATTCTACAAGCAAAATAAAGAAGTTGAATCAAAATTAAAGTTGGGCCATGTTAAACACATCCTCATGGCATTCTGCAATGTACATGATCTGGCTGCTCATTCCTATCGAGCCTTTGCCCATGTTTACAAAACAAAGTATGGATCGAACTTCAGCCAGCTTCTATTCCAACTAGAATTCAATCTTCAGTAGCAATTATAAATCCAAGAACCATTGCTGAAAAGTTCATCCCAATGATCAAAACCGCTACAAACATTGAAAAAAGAATCCATACTGTAAGAGATGCCATTTGTCCTCAAACAAAAAGTAATCGAATTTAGCAGCagttataataattaaataatgtaataaaaaattaagaattttgttttttttggtGGATTTTGTGCTGAACATAAGCGACTTATAATGACAATATGAGATGCCTTAGACAGTAAAAAGAATCCATACTGTAAGAGATGCTATTGTGTTTCCATTTGCCCCCAAATTAAAAGTAATCAAATTCATCAGCAGTAATAATGATTAAATAATGTAGAAATAACCCAAATAAGAACTCCATTTTTTAGGTAGATCTTGTATTGAAACATAAGTGACACACAATGACAATATAAGATGCCTTAGGCAGCTTGTTATGTGATGATGTACTTAAAATTTTTGCCTAGTTGGCTGCACCAAGTTTATAGCATCAGCATGTGGTTTGCCACCGTGAGGATTACTAACACTCCAGCATGATGGATTACTCTTATTATAAGAGTTGTCATAGATAGCCATGATTGAAAATATAATTGTCTTTGTAGAAATGATCTACAATATAAATGCTAACTAATTTCTCATGcagtatgatcctgtccgaaccaggagtcaacggacgctggggatgtggcgctccctgctggatcctcgagtgctccggcgaacctgcaacaaaaccgagccgggaggggtgtcccggcgacggccctccgacgctcaagtcaagcgaggaataacaaagaggtggcttagaaacagaagactcgtgtacctccggtgaagaaatggagaccttatatagacctctcaaaggagcctgggcgcgccaatcaaagcaatcacctgctttcgaccatgcccaggtatgggtctgtcagaagggcatccataaggccataccgctactgtatcaacctctccatgatgtgacggcaagatcctctatcgtgaaatcttgtatacggcataatcattagacatgcctttgctgacatcccatatcccgagccgaacgaataggccgttcGGCTAATCTTtatatcctcgcccttatcctggccgaacggaccacccgctcggcccttcggttccagccgggcagacacccgccttggcgtcggaaacccaagccgatGGCTGGGTTATATCTGGCTCCGCTTGGACCCGCTCAACTGCTCGACGCGgcccttacccgcttagtcagccctccatctgtcctcaggctgggacccttcaggaagtgggtcccccattcttaccgccggatcacttgcctccccttcaagtctagtcgaaggaggcagtgagtccgactgactaaactatgtgtccgagcgggcggtcgtcgccttaccgtcgcttataatatcccttgcgccgttcggcccttatgccaaattcagccgctcggctcttcgttttgaatgtcttggcgctcaacgtagatgtttgcttgtctaaatcttctcgaaaatcacgcaaatccttttcattaagtcgaagcatgcgcggtatgggcgcattaattgcgcctggtgacagagcgtcACGtagctcttctcgcgtggcggtgatgatccgtacgatgagacgccgattgttttgaaatggacggcccgatggcgtccttgtttcccgtgacctggatcgaaCGGTGGAGGCCAATCGgcttcggccgtataaagccttagTCCTCCTCCTCTGCCGCATCTTTGCTCGTGCTTTGTCCTCCTGACTCCTCTGCTGCTGCGGCCTCCAGCGATCCAGTTCCCatttttcggcggctaccatctcaccggcGATCTTCTCCGCCCATCTCCTTCTTAGTGAGCCTTCTTTCCTCGCTTACCAGGTCTTTCCTAATCGTTTCACCTCTCTTTCGCTgctatccttttgtctcttcgagatggcgagctcttccgaacccgctacccatgttcacggtccatggtatatgagtatggaaagtaaatttgataaggagggcgctcggcgtcttgttcggacgtacaggatcccggacgaccatgaaatagttatagtcGACCCaaccgatcggccccataacccgccgatcggtaccatttgcttttttctagaccaattacagggcggccttagatttcctacccatccatttattttggaagtttgtaattatttccgcatcccgctcggccaacttgtgtcgaattcctttaggctgctgagtggggtggtcgtcctctttaggctgcatagtattccacttgaccccaaaatattccacttcttcttctaccccaaacaatccgaattgggcacctttattttccaaagtagaataggcttcaaattttttgataatatgccgacctccaacaagcactggaaggagtttttcttctatatacgacttcccgagcgccAAGATTCGAACTAAATGGCGGATCATTGACCAGTAGAGCTTGCAAATTCGTATAATCCAGTCTACCTCCATGCAAACTGTTGTCCGGTGACAAAATCGACCGATTGCTTCTCaagggtgttgtacattttggattatctcccgttcgggccaatctccctaCCGTATGGGTAAGGACCTTTACTCTCTTAGCCTTTTTATCTAaccgattttaatttcttcctgcagtcatgtggcgctccaaggctctcgatcatctgaaattgaaagccgtggagattgaggcggctaccaaaaagaactcgccgagcggggtctaatcccagccgcccggcagaggGGGGAGAAACAGAAGTTACTCCATCCGCTTCaacagaggttgaggcggatcctgtttcctctgccccagccgagctgggagtcccccaggccggggattcaccacgggaagttcggcggaaacgtcgaagagaccccagccttccgccgacccaagaaggCGAACCACAAGCGCCGATCGAggtcgcttcgccagatcgcacgccttcgcagatcgggacctcagtggtctcgcccaccgcacagccctctggctctcctccactgactcgtcgtcgcttacgacggttgggc includes these proteins:
- the LOC122017770 gene encoding calcium-dependent protein kinase 28-like translates to MSQPSVNPPPHRSSKPASVLPYKTANLRDHYRIGKKLGQGQFGTTYLCVDKNDGKEYACKSIPKRKLLCREDYEDVWREIQIMHHLSEHANVVRIKGTYEDALFVHLVMELCAGGELFDRIIQKGHYSERKAALLMKTIVGVVEACHSLGVMHRDLKPENFLFASTDEDAALKATDFGLSVFYKPGDTFSDVVGSPYYVAPEVLRKLYGPESDVWSAGVILYILLSGVPPFWAETEAGIFRQILQGHLDFESQPWPGISDSAKDLIRNMLNRDPRKRFTAHQVLCHPWIVDDKVAPDRPLDSAVLSRLKQFSAMNKLKKMALRVIAESLSEEEIGGLKELFKMIDTDSSGTITFDELKEGLKRVGSELMESEIQALMDAADIDKNGTIDYGEFLAATVHMNKLEREENLKSAFSYFDKDGSGYITIDELSQACKEFGLDDVHLDEMIKEVDQDNDGQIDYSEFTAMMRKGNGGNGNGGVGRRTMRNSINFNLGDAFKTT